In Temnothorax longispinosus isolate EJ_2023e chromosome 2, Tlon_JGU_v1, whole genome shotgun sequence, one DNA window encodes the following:
- the LOC139808827 gene encoding uncharacterized protein produces MNMLDEVFIIDGNRVMAPSLNATPWNETYDGFREVYRIREESVVKFVRSIVWKNTSYLLVCYEPSLCDFYTAKPSYPLRFRHAIGYRGIPVDAKFFTQDDRLHLIIANNADKFPIPSV; encoded by the exons ATGAATATGCTCGACGAGGTGTTCATCATCGACGGCAATCGTGTGATGGCACCCTCTCTCAACGCGACCCCCTGGAACGAGACCTACGATGGATTTCGCGAAGTTTATCGGATCAGAGAGGAGTCCGTCGTTAAGTTCGTCAGG AGCATCGTGTGGAAGAACACCAGTTACCTGTTAGTGTGTTACGAGCCCAGTCTGTGCGATTTTTATACGGCAAAACCGAGTTACCCATTACGATTCCGCCACGCCATAGGATACAGAGGCATCCCCGTAGATGCTAAATTTTTCACACAGGACGACCGACTCCATCTTATCATCGCCAATAATGCCGACAAATTTCCCATACCGTCCGTGTGA